In a single window of the Neoarius graeffei isolate fNeoGra1 chromosome 28, fNeoGra1.pri, whole genome shotgun sequence genome:
- the srrt gene encoding serrate RNA effector molecule homolog has translation MADSDDEYDRRRRDKFRRERSDYDRSREREDRRRDDWSDRRPSAREWDRGRERRSRGEYREYERGRRERFSPPRHDMSPQQKRMRRDWDDHGGDPYHGGYDLAYGGGGGPSYAPPQPWGHPDIHLMQPHHAIPIQARLGNIHDLDLGPPPPVMKTFKEFLQTLDDSVDETESVKRYNEYKIDFRRQQMQEFFLAHKGEEWFRSKYHPDESGKRKADAHAALQNRLGVFQYLMENGWFDNISMDIDRAPQILKILDAAVIKMEGGTEHDLRILEQPVEEEEERERLMSGGPPSENQKREENRGTEGDRKASTEQDEKEGESGDVGMKEADALAGEEDKPDQETPTEEISEPKKLSKKRKRKHSGDSEDEASASESESDSDSDSNSHCSEKPAGREVEGGGEADGEGDGEGEGAGRNEEGEEKEEEEEEEGEADVKELMEEKQSEKEKEEKKVKDNQPPKPRPLHMTCSLFMRSIAPTISKAEIVALCRRYPGFMRVCLSEPQPERRFFRRCWVTFDRGVNIKEICWNLQNIRLRDCELAPGVNRDLARRVRNINGITQHKQVLRNDIKLAAKLIHALDEREGLWGHGDTHTTELRAQNPILKNITDYLIEEVSAEEEELLGNVGGVDSEDGNKEGNPTEITVERDEKLVKVLDRLLFYLRIVHSIDYYNMCEYTSEDEMPNRCGIIHVRGPIPPNRITHREVSDWEKTFEEKLSPLFSVKETLSEEEAIKMGRKDPEQEVEKFVSANTQELGKDKWLCPLSGKKFKGPEFVRKHILNKHGDKIEEVKKEVEFFNNFLMDAKRPSIPEIKPLPPPGPTPGVMSPGGPPFHPQGPQGLLGFGQPRPPLMGYGAPHYPPNQYGGGGRGSYDSFRGQGGYPGKPRNNRMMRGDPRNIIEYRDLDAPDDVDFF, from the exons ATGGCGGACAGCGACGATGAGTACGATCGCCGGCGTAGGGACAAATTCCGCCGGGAGAGGAGTGACTATGATCGTTCTCGAGAACGAGAAGACCGGCGCAGAGACGACTGGAGTGATCGG CGGCCGTCAGCCAGAGAGTGGGACCGTGGGAGAGAGAGGCGGAGCCGTGGTGAGTACCGCGAGTACGAGAGAGGACGGCGAGAGAGATTCTCACCACCGCGACATGACATGAGCCCACAGCAGAAACGCATGAGGCGGGACTG GGATGATCATGGTGGAGACCCTTATCATGGAGGTTATGATCTGGCTTatggaggaggtggaggacccAGTTACGCCCCCCCACAGCCCTGGGGTCACCCTGACATTCACCTGATGCAGCCACACCATGCTATCCCCATCCAGGCTAG GTTGGGGAATATCCATGACCTGGACCTGGGTCCTCCTCCACCCGTGATGAAGACCTTCAAAgagttcctccagactctggatgACTCGGTGGATGAGACGGAGTCGGTCAAACGCTACAACGAGTACAAAATTGACTTCAGGCGCCAGCAGATGCAGGAGTTCTTCCTCGCTCACAAAGGAGAAGAGTG GTTTCGTTCTAAGTATCACCCTGATGAGTCGGGGAAGAGGAAGGCTGACGCCCACGCCGCTCTGCAGAACCGTCTTGGCGTGTTTCAGTATTTAATGGAGAACGGGTGGTTCGATAACATCTCCATGGACATCGACCGCGCACCACAGATCTTAAAGATCCTCGACGCAG CGGTGATAAAGATGGAGGGAGGGACGGAGCACGATCTGCGCATCCTCGAGCAgccggtggaggaggaggaggagagagagagactgatgtcTGGAGGCCCTCCATCCGAAAACCAGAAACGTGAGGAGAACAGGGGAACGGAGGGCGACCGCAAAGCATCGACTGAGCAGGATGAAAAAGAG ggagagAGTGGAGATGTTGGAATGAAGGAAGCTGATGCTTTAGCAGGTGAAGAAGACAAACCTGATCAAGAAACTCCAACTGAGGAGATTTCAGAGCcaaagaag ctgagtaagaagaggaagaggaagcaCAGTGGTGACAGCGAGGATGAGGCGAGTGCCTCAGAGAGCGAGTCAGATTCTGACTCTGACTCAAACTCTCACTGCTCAGAGAAACCTGCGGGGAGGGAGGTGGAAGGAGGGGGAGAGGCAGATGGAGAGGGGGATGGTGAGGGagaaggggctggaaggaatgaagaaggagaagagaaggaggaagaagaggaagaggagggtgaAG ctgatgTGAAGGAACTGATGGAAGAGAAGCAGAGCGAGAaagagaaggaggagaagaaagTGAAGGACAACCAGCCTCCTAAACCTCGGCCGCTCCACATGACCTGCTCTCTGTTCATGAGGAGCATCGCGCCCACCATCTCTAAAGCAGAGATCGTCGCT TTGTGTCGTCGTTATCCTGGATTCATGCGTGTGTGTTTGTCTGAACCCCAACCAGAgcgcag GTTTTTCAGGCGTTGTTGGGTGACCTTTGACCGAGGCGTCAATATCAAGGAGATCTGCTGGAACCTCCAGAACATCCGG ctgcgtGACTGTGAGTTAGCTCCAGGAGTGAATCGGGATTTGGCGCGGCGTGTGAGGAACATTAACGGAATCACACAACATAAACAGGTTCTTAGGAACGACATCAAACTTGCGGCTAAACTTATACACGCACTGGATGAAAGGGAGGGACTGTGGGGTCACggagacacacacaccactgag cttcggGCTCAGAACCCCATCCTAAAAAACATCACAGATTACCTCATTGAGGAAGTGAGtgctgaggaggaggagctacTGGGAAATGTGGGCGGGGTTGACTCTGAGGACGGGAATAAAGAAGGCAATCCCACTGAGATCACCGTGGAGAGAGACGAGAAACTTGTCAAG GTGTTGGATCGTTTGCTGTTCTATCTGCGTATCGTTCACTCTATTGATTATTATAACATGTGCGAGTACACGAGTGAGGACGAGATGCCCAACCGCTGTGGGATTATCCACGTCCGCGGCCCGATTCCTCCAAACCGCATCACGCACAgagaag tgagtgaCTGGGAGAAGACATTTGAGGAGAAACTCAGCCCCTTGTTCAGTGTGAAGGAAACCCtgtctgaggaggaagccataaaAATGGGACGGAAGGATCCGGAACAGGAAGTGGAGAAGTTTGTGTCGGCGAACACACAGGAGCTGGGGAAGGACAAGTGGCTGTGTCCTCTCAGTGGCAAGAAGTTCAAG GGTCCGGAGTTTGTGAGGAAACACATCCTGAACAAACATGGAGACAAGATCGAGGAGGTGAAGAAGGAAGTGGAGTTCTTCAACAACTTCCTGATGGACGCTAAAAGACCATCCATCCCTGAGATCAAGCCGCTGCCTCCTCCAGGCCCCACCCCAG gggtcaTGTCTCCTGGTGGTCCTCCTTTCCACCCTCAGGGTCCTCAAGGCCTGCTGGGATTTGGGCAGCCCAGACCTCCACTGATGGGCTACGGAG CTCCTCATTATCCTCCAAACCAGTACGGTGGAGGCGGCAGGGGAAGTTACGACAGCTTCCGTGGTCAGGGTGGTTATCCCGGCAAACCCAGAAACAACCG GATGATGCGCGGCGATCCTCGGAACATCATCGAGTACCGCGACCTGGACGCTCCCGATGATGTGGACTTCTTTTAG